A genome region from Tolypothrix sp. PCC 7712 includes the following:
- the pruA gene encoding L-glutamate gamma-semialdehyde dehydrogenase — MVLQVQTSTYEAKTQEIAKQLLEVTQENRSFLASLRDQMRWDDKLLAWAMSNPGLRVQLFRFIDTLPALRSRAEIAAHLQEYLGDESVELPAALKGMLNFANPDSMPGQVAATTVATAVETLAHKYIAGENITQVIRTVERLRKDKMAFTIDLLGEAVITETEAKSYLERYSELIQQLVAASKNWKAIAAIDEADGEQLAKVQVSVKLTAFYSQFDPLDAEGSEARVSDRIRTLLRHAKELGAAVHFDMEQYAYKDITLHILKKLLMEEEFRQRTDIGITIQAYLRDSEQDARDVIAWLKQRGYPLTIRLVKGAYWDQETIKAAQKHWPQPVYNDKAASDANFEAITQLLLENHQYVYAAIGSHNVRSQARAIAIAETLKVPRRSFEMQVLYGMGDKLAKALVDKGYRVRVYCPYGELLPGMAYLIRRLLENTANSSFLRQNLENRPVEELIAPPKVDLSHAKAHSPEAFPQGSRKEEGAGFLGVADTDYAQEEERRKSAEAFQAVHQQLGRTYLPLINGEYVNTPEAIDSLNPSNFSQVVGKVGLISVEQAEQAMKAAKAAFPAWRKTPAKQRADILRKAGDLMSQRRAELSAWIVLEVGKPVKEADAEVSEAIDFCLYYADEMERLDKGVNYDVSGETNRYIYQPRGIAVVISPWNFPLAIACGMTVAALVAGNCTLLKPAETSSVITAKLTEILVEAGIPQGVYQYVPGKGSQVGAYLVNHPDTHVIAFTGSQEVGCRIYAEAATLKPGQKQMKRVIAEMGGKNAIIVDESADLDQAVVGVVQSAFGYSGQKCSACSRVIVLQSIYDSFVERLVEATKSLNIGETELPSTQVGPVIDANARDRIREYIEKGKTEALVALELPAPQQGYFIGPVIFSEVPPNAIIAQQEIFGPVLAVIKVKDFQEALAVANGTNYALTGGLYSRTPSHIQQAQQEFEVGNLYINRTITGAIVARQPFGGFNLSGVGSKAGGPDYLLQFLEPRTITENIQRQGFAPIEGAD; from the coding sequence GTGGTATTACAAGTACAAACCAGCACCTACGAAGCTAAAACCCAAGAAATTGCTAAACAACTTCTAGAAGTAACCCAAGAAAATCGCTCGTTTTTGGCATCTTTGCGCGATCAAATGCGCTGGGATGATAAATTACTAGCTTGGGCGATGAGCAATCCAGGTTTACGGGTGCAATTATTTCGCTTTATCGATACATTACCAGCTTTACGCAGCAGAGCGGAAATTGCTGCCCATTTACAAGAATATTTAGGAGATGAATCTGTAGAATTACCTGCGGCGTTAAAGGGAATGCTGAATTTTGCTAACCCTGATTCTATGCCGGGACAAGTAGCAGCCACAACAGTGGCGACAGCCGTTGAAACTCTTGCTCATAAATATATTGCTGGGGAAAATATTACACAAGTCATCAGAACAGTTGAACGCCTACGTAAAGATAAAATGGCTTTCACCATTGACTTACTTGGTGAGGCGGTAATTACAGAAACAGAAGCTAAATCTTACTTAGAACGCTATTCGGAATTAATACAGCAATTGGTAGCTGCATCAAAGAATTGGAAAGCTATAGCGGCTATTGATGAAGCAGATGGCGAACAGCTAGCAAAAGTTCAGGTTTCTGTGAAGTTAACGGCGTTTTATTCGCAATTTGACCCTTTAGACGCTGAAGGTAGTGAGGCGAGAGTTAGCGATCGCATTCGCACCCTTTTACGTCATGCTAAAGAATTAGGGGCGGCTGTGCATTTTGATATGGAACAGTATGCCTATAAAGATATAACTCTTCATATCCTGAAAAAATTATTAATGGAAGAAGAGTTTCGCCAACGTACAGATATTGGCATCACTATCCAAGCATATCTGCGTGACAGCGAGCAAGATGCTAGAGATGTGATTGCTTGGTTGAAACAGCGTGGTTATCCCTTAACTATTCGTTTAGTTAAAGGCGCATATTGGGATCAGGAAACTATCAAAGCAGCGCAAAAACATTGGCCTCAACCTGTTTATAATGACAAAGCCGCTAGCGATGCGAACTTTGAAGCCATTACGCAGCTATTGCTAGAGAATCATCAATATGTATATGCTGCCATTGGTAGCCATAATGTGCGATCGCAAGCTAGGGCAATAGCTATTGCAGAAACTTTAAAGGTTCCCCGACGTAGTTTTGAAATGCAGGTTCTCTACGGTATGGGGGATAAGCTGGCGAAGGCTTTGGTTGATAAGGGTTACCGAGTAAGAGTTTATTGTCCCTACGGTGAATTATTGCCGGGGATGGCTTATTTAATTCGGCGTTTGTTGGAAAATACGGCTAATAGTTCATTTTTACGGCAAAATTTGGAGAATAGACCAGTTGAGGAGTTGATAGCGCCTCCGAAGGTGGATTTGTCTCACGCAAAGGCGCATTCGCCGGAGGCGTTCCCGCAGGGTAGCCGCAAAGAAGAAGGCGCAGGGTTTTTGGGTGTGGCGGATACTGATTATGCACAGGAGGAAGAGAGGAGGAAGTCGGCGGAGGCGTTTCAGGCTGTTCATCAGCAATTGGGGAGGACTTATTTACCTTTGATTAATGGGGAGTATGTGAATACTCCAGAAGCGATTGATTCTCTCAATCCTTCTAACTTTAGTCAGGTGGTGGGGAAAGTCGGACTCATCAGTGTTGAACAAGCTGAACAGGCGATGAAAGCAGCGAAAGCAGCTTTTCCTGCTTGGCGGAAAACACCAGCGAAACAACGCGCTGATATTTTGCGGAAAGCTGGGGATTTGATGTCACAACGCCGTGCAGAACTTTCGGCTTGGATAGTTTTGGAAGTTGGGAAGCCAGTTAAGGAAGCAGACGCAGAGGTTTCGGAGGCGATAGATTTTTGTCTCTACTACGCCGATGAAATGGAACGGTTGGATAAAGGCGTAAATTATGATGTTTCTGGGGAAACGAACCGTTATATTTACCAGCCACGGGGAATTGCTGTGGTGATTTCTCCTTGGAATTTCCCTTTGGCGATCGCCTGTGGTATGACTGTAGCAGCGTTAGTTGCTGGTAATTGTACTCTGCTCAAACCTGCGGAAACATCTTCTGTTATTACGGCGAAACTCACAGAAATTTTGGTAGAAGCTGGGATTCCTCAAGGTGTCTATCAATATGTACCCGGTAAGGGTTCTCAGGTTGGTGCATATTTGGTTAATCATCCTGATACTCATGTAATTGCCTTTACTGGTTCTCAAGAAGTTGGTTGTAGAATTTACGCAGAAGCAGCTACCCTCAAACCCGGTCAAAAACAAATGAAGCGGGTAATTGCAGAGATGGGTGGCAAGAATGCCATCATTGTTGATGAGAGTGCTGATTTAGACCAAGCGGTTGTCGGGGTAGTGCAATCGGCGTTTGGTTATAGCGGACAAAAATGTTCTGCTTGTTCTCGGGTAATTGTGCTGCAATCGATTTACGATAGCTTTGTGGAACGGTTAGTAGAAGCCACAAAATCCCTGAACATTGGGGAAACAGAGTTACCTAGCACCCAAGTCGGCCCGGTAATTGATGCCAACGCCCGCGATCGCATTCGCGAGTATATTGAAAAAGGTAAAACAGAAGCCTTAGTTGCACTAGAGTTACCCGCACCACAACAGGGATATTTTATCGGCCCGGTGATTTTTAGTGAAGTGCCGCCGAATGCGATAATTGCCCAACAAGAAATTTTTGGCCCTGTGCTAGCGGTAATTAAAGTCAAAGACTTTCAGGAAGCATTAGCCGTAGCTAACGGGACTAACTATGCTTTAACTGGAGGACTTTATTCGCGTACCCCATCCCACATTCAGCAAGCACAACAAGAGTTTGAAGTCGGGAATTTGTACATTAACCGTACAATTACAGGTGCGATCGTCGCACGTCAACCCTTTGGTGGTTTCAATCTTTCTGGTGTT